The following proteins come from a genomic window of Pirellula staleyi DSM 6068:
- a CDS encoding DUF4365 domain-containing protein, translating into MSNSRTVTERNAIAAVQRYVESDWFSRWQEFEARNDDGVDGIVFLRKKKLDKKSNKPDKAPGYTSLPIRGVLFVQVKGGEGYAGQSQKRPDHIEINLGEEYINNHRPRWDALPGPAILVYVNTANLKQNLDAWWTDLKVDSTYSDDNKQIVLVPKSQRFGPHSKGHMRRLLGPETQYDAHLHPLTAVHKDSSYVSIVLPLKACARSFYREWSVLPASERTHPGLGEILVTRNGWRHITRKGRRHERIVQSLQLLGIAKRMIKEVKDVGWVGRMEERQLKNGTIQRRELLGIRARVKFPFRQESVIQVILERKRIYGKSLISERTTFYSVYEARRGK; encoded by the coding sequence ATGAGCAATTCACGTACGGTGACAGAAAGAAATGCGATTGCGGCCGTTCAGCGTTATGTCGAATCCGATTGGTTCAGCCGTTGGCAAGAGTTCGAGGCGAGAAACGACGATGGTGTCGATGGCATAGTCTTCCTACGCAAGAAGAAGTTGGACAAGAAGAGCAATAAGCCTGACAAGGCACCTGGCTATACATCATTGCCGATTCGTGGGGTATTGTTCGTGCAGGTAAAGGGTGGCGAAGGCTATGCCGGACAATCGCAAAAGCGACCGGACCACATAGAGATCAACCTTGGCGAGGAGTATATCAACAACCATCGCCCTCGATGGGATGCGCTACCAGGGCCTGCGATTCTTGTTTACGTTAACACGGCCAATCTCAAGCAGAATCTCGATGCGTGGTGGACAGACCTGAAAGTTGATTCAACCTATTCGGATGATAACAAGCAGATCGTGCTTGTCCCCAAATCACAAAGATTTGGACCACACTCCAAGGGGCACATGAGACGGCTTCTTGGACCTGAAACTCAGTACGATGCACATCTGCATCCTCTCACAGCCGTCCATAAAGACTCGTCATACGTCTCCATTGTCCTTCCCCTGAAAGCGTGTGCTCGGAGCTTCTATCGAGAGTGGTCAGTTCTACCGGCTTCGGAACGCACACATCCAGGGCTCGGAGAGATTCTCGTGACGCGAAACGGATGGCGACACATCACAAGGAAGGGCCGAAGACACGAGCGTATCGTTCAGTCATTGCAACTGCTCGGTATTGCCAAGCGGATGATCAAGGAAGTTAAGGACGTCGGTTGGGTTGGTCGAATGGAAGAACGCCAGCTAAAAAATGGGACAATTCAGCGGCGCGAGTTGTTAGGCATCCGAGCAAGGGTCAAATTCCCCTTCCGGCAGGAGAGTGTGATCCAAGTGATTCTCGAACGAAAGCGGATATATGGAAAGAGTCTGATCTCAGAACGAACCACGTTTTACTCAGTCTACGAAGCAAGGCGGGGGAAATAA
- a CDS encoding 3'-5' exonuclease — MIAVSIAKTFSASTKKLSTPDRGRVLDFLTKFMDDPSSPGLNFETIQGAKDGNMKSARITQDLRTILHQSNGMLTLLYAGHHEDAYRWAERRRMENHPVTGTLQIVETAEAAQNEVNVADLTSNSTRTFNGYDDDYLLSLGVPTDWLTIIRQIQNDDQLLAVCQKLPEEVAERLVTLSTGELVTPPPPVPATAPVEQSPDNLRRFWVVQDAADLASVLDRPIEDWVRFLHPSQRLLVTQEFNGPAKVSGAAGTGKTVVGMHRARRLASQGKRVLLTSFVTTLCRNIERNIHILCAGTQNAFDGSTESRITVSTVHKQALALAKATHPKLRPLESDKIEALVNRHHSHGGYLFDSGFLVTEWNAVVEPQGITTWEEYRDAVRTGRGKPLTIKQRKECWKVFARIWEDLMAAHAYPWSAICRIAREAVESGAVESPFDAVIVDEVQDLQPQELRFLKALSAKNPGDFMLLGDAGQRIYPGGFSLKKLGIDVRGRSHILRINYRTTEQIRRFADGLLATTSNDFDDGAEDRRSQSLLNGPRPTIREFPNEAEQAKFVLDQVRLLLEQGMSPREIAVFARSSSRLQSIRDILTDAKMEIAPLNDEEDLSEVRGINLGTMHRAKGLEFKVVFVIDCNQGVVPHAFTLSKMRDQGDYDAAYERERQLLYVAITRARDEVFVTSVGKPSEFLTSQPGNTRGQQ, encoded by the coding sequence ATGATCGCCGTGAGCATCGCAAAGACCTTCTCGGCTTCCACAAAGAAGTTGAGCACTCCTGACCGTGGCCGTGTCCTCGACTTTCTGACGAAGTTCATGGATGACCCGAGCAGCCCAGGACTAAATTTCGAGACGATTCAAGGTGCCAAAGATGGCAACATGAAGTCGGCTCGAATTACGCAAGACCTGCGCACGATACTTCATCAAAGCAATGGGATGTTGACGCTCCTGTATGCGGGCCACCACGAAGATGCGTACCGCTGGGCCGAGCGTCGCAGGATGGAGAATCATCCTGTCACCGGAACGCTCCAAATCGTTGAAACTGCCGAGGCGGCGCAGAATGAGGTGAATGTCGCGGACCTGACGTCCAATTCCACCAGGACTTTCAATGGTTACGACGATGACTACTTGCTGAGCCTTGGCGTCCCCACGGATTGGCTCACCATCATCCGACAGATTCAAAACGACGACCAGTTGCTGGCAGTTTGTCAGAAACTTCCCGAGGAAGTTGCCGAAAGGCTGGTAACGCTCTCGACGGGTGAACTGGTCACGCCACCGCCCCCAGTCCCGGCCACCGCACCTGTTGAACAGAGTCCAGACAACCTGCGACGGTTCTGGGTCGTCCAGGATGCAGCCGATCTGGCCAGCGTACTGGATCGTCCGATCGAGGACTGGGTTCGTTTTCTGCATCCGTCTCAACGCTTGCTGGTGACCCAGGAATTCAATGGACCTGCCAAAGTCTCTGGTGCTGCCGGTACGGGTAAGACCGTCGTCGGAATGCACCGAGCCCGCAGACTGGCTTCGCAAGGCAAACGCGTGCTGCTCACCTCGTTTGTGACGACGCTTTGCCGGAACATCGAACGGAACATCCACATCCTCTGCGCCGGCACTCAAAACGCGTTTGACGGGTCGACGGAGAGCCGAATCACGGTCAGTACCGTCCATAAGCAGGCACTAGCCCTCGCGAAGGCGACCCATCCGAAGCTCAGGCCATTGGAATCCGACAAGATCGAAGCTCTGGTCAATCGGCATCACAGTCATGGGGGATACCTGTTCGACTCAGGATTTCTCGTTACTGAGTGGAATGCCGTGGTCGAACCGCAGGGCATCACGACCTGGGAGGAGTATCGGGATGCCGTTCGCACCGGTCGCGGAAAACCGTTGACGATCAAACAGCGCAAGGAGTGCTGGAAGGTATTTGCACGCATTTGGGAAGACCTCATGGCCGCCCATGCGTATCCGTGGTCAGCGATTTGTCGCATCGCGCGCGAAGCCGTGGAATCGGGAGCCGTGGAAAGCCCGTTTGACGCGGTGATTGTCGATGAGGTTCAGGACCTTCAACCGCAGGAGCTTCGGTTCCTGAAAGCTCTCTCCGCGAAGAATCCGGGTGACTTCATGCTGCTGGGAGACGCCGGACAACGCATCTATCCGGGGGGATTCAGCCTGAAGAAGCTCGGAATCGATGTTCGCGGACGGTCCCACATCCTGCGAATCAATTACCGCACCACGGAGCAAATCCGCCGATTTGCCGATGGCTTGCTGGCCACCACGTCCAATGACTTCGATGACGGTGCGGAAGACCGGCGATCTCAGAGTCTGCTGAATGGCCCCAGACCCACGATCAGAGAGTTTCCCAACGAAGCCGAGCAAGCCAAGTTCGTGCTTGATCAGGTTCGCTTGTTGCTCGAACAGGGAATGTCGCCGCGAGAAATCGCTGTTTTCGCCCGGTCGAGCAGTCGGTTGCAATCCATCCGTGACATCCTGACGGATGCGAAGATGGAGATTGCCCCGCTGAACGACGAAGAAGATTTGTCAGAAGTCAGGGGCATCAACCTCGGCACGATGCACCGGGCCAAGGGGCTGGAGTTCAAAGTCGTCTTCGTCATCGACTGTAACCAGGGGGTCGTCCCACATGCCTTCACCTTGTCCAAGATGCGGGATCAAGGGGACTACGACGCCGCGTACGAGCGGGAAAGACAACTTCTGTACGTCGCGATTACGCGTGCGCGTGATGAAGTGTTTGTCACGTCCGTCGGCAAGCCATCTGAGTTCCTGACGAGCCAACCCGGAAACACGAGAGGCCAACAATGA
- a CDS encoding helicase-related protein: MSFSVGTLVKARGREWVVLPESQDDFLVVRPLGGTDAEVAGIDTYLESVDPASFDLPDPTRLGDFQSCRMLRNAIRFGFRSSAGPFRSFGKIAVEPRPYQLVPLLMALKLDPVRLLIADDVGIGKTVEALLIARELLDRAEVQRMSVLCPPHLAEQWQDELRDKFHIEAELVLSSTAKRLDRVCGNRSVFDVFPYTIVSLDYIKSESRRNDFIRACPELVIVDEAHTCTSSAQPGRGGTRQQRHEVVRELSKSPNRHMLLVTATPHSGNEEGFRSLLGLLNPEFADLPTDLSGDENRRQRERLAQYFVQRRRGDIRHYLESDTSFPDRLEQEQTYKLGTSEYRKLFDRLLSYAREVVQESEGMSRVRQRVRWWAALALLRALASSPAAAAATLRSKLQAIAAESPDEVDDISRPLVFDDDAEDSADAPDITAGADLADLEENESDAAKERKRLLDMARAADKLEGDGDPKLVQMVPIVKRLVSEGHRPILFCRFIATAEYLAEQLRQRLPKGVTVIAVTGQIPPSEREARIQEMRNHEQYVLVCTDCLSEGINLQHLFDSVIHYDLSWNPTRHEQREGRVDRFGQPKPEVKVLTYYGTDNQIDGVVLEVLIRKHKAIRKALGVSVPVPTTSNAVLEALYEGLLLRRKDTQQQMFQFPDDDELKPMTNEFNAEWQNAADREKKSRSLFAQHTIKPDEVAHEVAEIQSAIGSAADVDAFVTSSVKAFRGVITRQGGRCDIDLTEAPRAVRESIRSTPKFAGRFQLPVSNDELYLSRTHPVIEGLATYVMDSALDATSVSDGPVPAARCGVIRTKAVSTRTTLLLLRLRYHIITTRGDESTPLLAEDTLIVGFRSAPSAAEWLSPAEAESLLLATPDDNVTDDVARNFVQKVIDEFSHLRSHLDEVAEAHGKELLDAHQRVRTASRRVGVKYSIEPQLPPDVLGLYVYLPVM; encoded by the coding sequence ATGAGTTTTTCCGTCGGGACATTGGTGAAGGCTCGCGGACGCGAATGGGTCGTCCTGCCCGAGTCACAGGATGATTTTCTGGTCGTTCGCCCACTCGGGGGAACCGATGCGGAAGTCGCCGGGATCGATACCTATTTGGAGTCGGTCGACCCGGCGAGCTTCGACCTTCCCGACCCGACACGGCTGGGTGATTTTCAATCGTGTCGCATGCTGCGGAATGCGATCCGCTTCGGATTCCGTTCCAGTGCCGGGCCGTTTCGATCATTCGGCAAGATTGCCGTCGAACCGAGACCCTATCAACTCGTGCCACTCTTAATGGCACTGAAGCTCGATCCCGTGCGGCTCCTGATCGCTGACGACGTCGGTATCGGGAAAACCGTCGAGGCATTGTTGATTGCTCGGGAACTGCTGGATCGGGCCGAGGTCCAGCGAATGTCCGTGTTGTGTCCACCCCACCTCGCAGAACAGTGGCAGGACGAACTCCGCGACAAGTTTCACATCGAGGCCGAACTCGTCCTCTCCAGCACGGCGAAACGCCTCGATCGGGTCTGCGGCAACCGATCCGTCTTCGATGTGTTTCCCTACACGATTGTTTCTCTCGACTACATCAAGAGTGAATCGCGCCGTAACGATTTCATCCGTGCCTGTCCTGAACTGGTGATCGTTGATGAGGCACATACCTGTACGTCATCCGCCCAACCAGGGCGGGGTGGCACACGGCAGCAGCGCCACGAGGTCGTGAGGGAGCTTTCCAAGAGTCCGAATCGACACATGCTCCTCGTCACGGCGACACCCCACTCAGGCAATGAAGAGGGCTTCCGCTCACTGTTGGGGTTACTCAACCCCGAATTCGCGGACCTTCCCACAGACCTCTCTGGTGACGAGAACCGCCGACAACGCGAACGCCTCGCCCAGTATTTCGTGCAGCGCCGTCGCGGTGACATCAGGCACTACCTGGAATCGGACACTTCGTTTCCTGATCGCCTGGAGCAAGAGCAGACCTACAAACTCGGCACGTCCGAGTACCGTAAGCTGTTCGATCGCCTGTTGAGCTACGCTCGCGAAGTCGTGCAGGAATCGGAGGGAATGTCCCGCGTACGGCAACGTGTTCGCTGGTGGGCGGCGCTGGCGTTGTTACGGGCACTGGCCAGCAGCCCGGCAGCTGCCGCTGCGACACTGCGGAGCAAGCTCCAGGCCATCGCGGCGGAATCGCCGGATGAAGTCGATGACATCAGTCGCCCTCTCGTCTTCGACGATGACGCCGAAGACTCCGCAGATGCCCCGGACATCACGGCGGGTGCGGACCTGGCTGACCTCGAAGAGAACGAATCGGACGCTGCCAAAGAGCGGAAGCGCTTGCTCGACATGGCGCGTGCGGCAGACAAGCTCGAAGGCGACGGCGACCCCAAACTCGTTCAGATGGTGCCGATCGTCAAAAGGCTCGTCTCCGAGGGCCACCGACCGATCCTGTTCTGTCGTTTCATCGCCACAGCCGAATACCTCGCCGAGCAGCTACGCCAGCGACTTCCGAAAGGGGTCACGGTGATCGCTGTCACCGGGCAGATCCCACCCTCGGAGCGTGAGGCCCGCATTCAAGAGATGCGGAATCACGAACAGTACGTCCTGGTCTGTACCGATTGCCTGTCCGAAGGGATCAACCTCCAGCATCTGTTCGACTCGGTCATCCATTACGACCTGAGCTGGAACCCCACGCGACACGAACAGCGAGAGGGACGTGTCGATCGCTTCGGCCAGCCCAAGCCCGAAGTCAAAGTGCTGACCTACTATGGCACCGACAACCAGATCGACGGCGTCGTTCTGGAAGTCCTCATTCGCAAGCACAAGGCGATTCGCAAAGCCCTGGGCGTTTCGGTCCCCGTGCCGACAACCAGCAATGCTGTGCTGGAGGCGTTGTACGAGGGGTTGCTGCTGCGGCGCAAAGATACTCAGCAGCAGATGTTTCAGTTCCCGGATGATGACGAACTGAAGCCGATGACCAATGAGTTCAACGCCGAATGGCAGAACGCGGCGGACCGAGAGAAGAAGAGCCGCTCACTGTTCGCTCAGCACACAATCAAGCCCGACGAAGTCGCCCACGAAGTGGCCGAGATTCAGTCTGCGATTGGTTCGGCTGCGGATGTCGACGCCTTTGTCACATCGAGCGTCAAGGCGTTTCGAGGGGTGATCACCCGCCAAGGGGGCCGATGCGACATCGACCTGACAGAAGCTCCCCGCGCCGTGCGGGAATCGATCCGCTCCACACCGAAGTTTGCCGGACGCTTCCAGCTTCCGGTCTCCAACGATGAGCTGTATCTCTCGCGAACGCACCCTGTGATCGAGGGGCTTGCGACTTACGTGATGGATTCGGCGCTGGATGCCACTTCGGTCAGCGACGGACCGGTTCCGGCAGCCCGATGCGGTGTCATTCGGACCAAGGCTGTCAGCACCCGCACGACGTTACTGCTGCTCCGGCTGCGGTATCACATCATCACCACGCGCGGTGATGAGTCGACTCCCTTGCTCGCGGAAGACACACTGATCGTCGGCTTTCGAAGTGCCCCCTCCGCTGCGGAATGGTTGTCGCCCGCTGAGGCGGAATCCCTGCTTCTGGCCACTCCCGATGACAACGTCACCGACGATGTGGCTCGCAACTTCGTTCAGAAGGTGATTGATGAGTTCAGCCACTTGAGGTCTCATCTCGATGAAGTCGCCGAGGCACACGGGAAGGAACTGCTCGACGCTCACCAGCGTGTGCGGACCGCCTCCCGCCGTGTCGGAGTGAAATACAGCATCGAGCCACAACTGCCGCCGGACGTTCTGGGGCTGTACGTGTATCTGCCGGTGATGTAA
- a CDS encoding N-6 DNA methylase → MRTRTRNPFTTVSTAGLLLPVDLLARIVDGDPNLPGLTPKDYHLRSGERLNEAASRAWNECLAAWKSFRKKFASLPASDTGTTLTRDEWLLPLFQELGYGRLQPKRAIVIDGKEYPISHGWEDHVPIHLLSARYSIDRRTPGAAGAATRAPYSLLQELLNSSGQHRWGFVTNGLKLYLLHDNAALARAANVEFDLEAMMDGELYADFMLLFLLCHQSRVEIQPTPIAKVTLDRKTGKAKKAKATSQKKLVTDDDAEAGEGDDSVDAEAEKTRLGPENCWLERWANQADQQGTRARDKLRDGVEAAIKSLGAGFLTTKGNQALRERMRTGELSTQDYYRQLLRVVYRLLMLLVAEEKKTENGANLFHPPGTPPEVTDRYARFYSVSRIRTLAYERRGTAHTDLYESLKVLFLKLREGYAPLGIPGMGSFLFSDDSTPDLDDAFLANQDLLDAFRNLCYTEDTSGRGGSIRRPVDFGSLGSDELGSVYESLLELHPKIDTDEGPFTLGTASGNERKTTGSYYTPTSLINCLLDSALDPVVHAAIDVPDRAEAERKLLNLKVCDPACGSGHFLIAAAERMAMHLARLRTGDDEPNTLDVQHAKRDIIGRCIYGVDINPMAVELCKVALWMEAMEPGKPFSYLEHHIQCGNSLLGTTPALLAKGIPDDAFTAIEGDVKSRVSELKKQNKKERLDRINRQTEMFEPPLKLGNLSSEFVRLNILEDDSISDIRSMEERYTALVRGADYQNARLLADTWCAAFVWKKDDSDLGKLCPTERDFRKVESHAAAGLLPHVRTEVERLRNQYQFFHWHLAFPDVFRLPSQDEQPGNEHTGWNGGFNVVLGNPPWERININQKEWFASRSREISGASNAASRRAAILRLSSTDPVLQQHWKDAIREAAGNTHLLRDSGGFPLCGRGDVNTYAVFCELNRAIIDSYGTVGCIVPPGIAMDATTQDFFQDLVRNQSLIAVFHFENEAKVFPGVHHAFRFCLFVIGGNRRVTMTPVFVAYARSVDDLRQPDRLYAMSKAEFQRLCPNTGTFPAFRSRRDAELTKLIHAKVPVLIRHAAEDGNPWQCELRRMIHMSDDAECFSNKDAMTREGAVLSGNIFVVGNERYLPLYEAKMCHIFDHRYGTYAGQTEAQAQQGSLPNLSAGDHADPSCFPMPRYWVPEKEVGNRLRDLWKHRWLLGWRDITGSEKSRTVIATVIPCVAVSGFHQIYLHYAPYLAGCVCANLSSFVLDFVSRQKVGGTHLTYGILEQLPILPPDSYSKPCLWSGKDSRVEAFPSLDGWLLPRVVELTYTAWDLQPFAQDCGYDGPPFRWDEERRFQLRAELDAAFFHLYLPSDAQGDWLPAANESPDDLARLKESFPQPRDAVSYIMDTFPIVRRKDIAKHGTYRTKDTILNVYDAMQTAIRTGIPYQTILDPPPADPRVAHPAREAAVVPLRSVVVDPVFPKTDLEKVLCACLLDFVTSQPSLKEDEYVDLMILAMQPANCRLLLTGDERDRFDQFLTAVLPELIADSDGKPPWRMLLSTFRANLSIQRDRFAPGANAQIVRGKLPDVNGQFVALVLKAGERLRELQEAATPHDGPSTPPPIGVRSARKVRDDAPTDPALVNLVNSVKNHRMAAMSGATSA, encoded by the coding sequence GTGCGAACTCGTACCCGCAATCCATTCACGACGGTCTCCACGGCTGGGCTGCTGCTCCCGGTCGATCTGCTCGCGCGCATTGTCGACGGCGATCCCAACCTGCCGGGCCTCACCCCCAAGGATTACCACCTGCGCTCTGGCGAACGGCTCAATGAAGCGGCCAGCCGGGCCTGGAATGAATGCCTGGCCGCCTGGAAGTCGTTTCGCAAGAAGTTCGCCTCTCTTCCAGCCTCGGATACCGGCACCACGCTCACCCGCGATGAATGGCTGTTGCCGCTGTTTCAGGAACTCGGCTACGGGCGTCTGCAACCCAAGCGAGCCATCGTCATCGATGGCAAGGAATACCCGATCAGCCACGGTTGGGAAGATCACGTCCCTATCCACCTGCTGTCAGCTCGCTATTCCATCGACCGCCGCACGCCGGGGGCCGCCGGGGCGGCCACCCGTGCCCCGTACAGCCTGCTTCAGGAGCTGCTCAACAGCAGCGGCCAGCATCGCTGGGGATTTGTCACCAACGGTCTCAAGCTCTACCTGCTGCACGACAACGCCGCCCTCGCGCGGGCCGCGAATGTCGAATTCGACCTCGAAGCGATGATGGACGGCGAACTCTACGCCGACTTCATGCTGCTGTTCCTGCTCTGCCATCAATCCCGCGTCGAGATTCAGCCCACGCCGATTGCCAAAGTCACCCTGGATCGGAAGACCGGCAAGGCCAAGAAGGCGAAAGCCACGAGTCAGAAGAAGCTGGTCACCGATGACGATGCCGAAGCCGGTGAAGGCGACGACTCCGTCGACGCGGAAGCAGAAAAGACCCGGCTTGGTCCGGAGAACTGCTGGCTGGAGCGCTGGGCCAATCAGGCTGATCAGCAAGGGACCCGCGCCCGCGACAAACTACGAGATGGCGTCGAAGCGGCGATCAAGTCCCTCGGAGCCGGTTTCCTGACCACCAAGGGGAATCAGGCACTTCGCGAGCGGATGCGGACGGGCGAACTGTCGACCCAGGACTATTACCGCCAGCTTCTCCGCGTCGTCTATCGGCTGCTGATGCTGCTCGTCGCCGAGGAAAAGAAGACCGAGAACGGGGCCAACCTCTTTCATCCCCCCGGCACTCCGCCCGAGGTCACCGACCGTTACGCCCGCTTCTACTCGGTCAGCCGCATTCGCACGCTGGCCTACGAGCGGCGCGGCACCGCTCACACTGATCTGTATGAATCGCTCAAGGTCCTGTTCCTCAAGCTGCGCGAGGGGTACGCCCCGCTGGGCATTCCCGGCATGGGTTCGTTTCTCTTCTCGGACGACTCCACGCCCGATCTGGACGACGCCTTCCTCGCCAATCAGGACTTGCTCGATGCCTTCCGGAATCTCTGTTACACGGAAGACACATCCGGGCGCGGCGGCAGCATTCGCCGTCCGGTCGACTTCGGCAGCCTCGGCAGCGATGAACTCGGCAGCGTGTACGAATCGCTGCTCGAACTGCATCCCAAGATCGACACCGATGAGGGGCCGTTCACGCTCGGCACGGCGTCCGGTAACGAACGCAAAACGACCGGTAGCTACTACACCCCGACCTCGCTCATCAACTGCCTGCTCGACTCGGCCCTCGATCCGGTCGTTCACGCCGCCATCGATGTTCCTGATCGTGCCGAGGCCGAACGCAAGCTGCTCAATCTGAAAGTCTGCGATCCGGCGTGCGGCAGCGGACACTTTCTGATCGCAGCCGCTGAGCGAATGGCGATGCACCTGGCTAGGCTGCGGACCGGCGATGACGAGCCGAACACGCTCGATGTCCAGCACGCCAAACGCGACATCATCGGCCGCTGCATCTACGGCGTCGACATCAACCCGATGGCCGTTGAGCTGTGTAAGGTCGCCCTCTGGATGGAAGCGATGGAGCCGGGGAAGCCGTTCTCGTACCTCGAACATCACATCCAGTGCGGCAACAGCCTGCTCGGAACCACACCCGCGCTGCTCGCCAAGGGAATCCCCGACGATGCGTTCACGGCGATTGAAGGAGATGTGAAGTCCCGCGTCAGCGAACTGAAGAAGCAGAACAAGAAAGAGCGGCTGGATCGCATCAATCGGCAAACGGAGATGTTCGAGCCGCCGTTGAAACTCGGCAACCTCTCGTCAGAGTTCGTGCGGCTAAACATCCTGGAAGACGACTCGATCAGCGACATCCGCTCGATGGAAGAGCGGTACACGGCCCTCGTTCGCGGAGCGGACTACCAGAACGCCCGGTTGCTGGCCGATACGTGGTGCGCGGCGTTCGTCTGGAAGAAGGATGACTCCGATCTCGGCAAGCTCTGCCCCACCGAGCGCGACTTCCGCAAGGTCGAATCACACGCCGCCGCTGGTCTGTTGCCTCACGTCCGCACCGAAGTCGAACGCCTGCGAAACCAATACCAGTTCTTTCACTGGCATCTGGCGTTCCCAGACGTGTTCCGTTTGCCGAGCCAGGACGAGCAGCCAGGCAACGAACATACAGGCTGGAACGGGGGCTTCAATGTTGTCCTCGGAAATCCGCCGTGGGAGCGAATCAACATCAATCAAAAGGAGTGGTTCGCCAGTCGATCGCGAGAGATTAGTGGTGCTTCTAACGCCGCATCTAGGCGAGCGGCAATCTTGCGGCTTTCATCGACTGACCCTGTCCTTCAGCAGCATTGGAAGGACGCGATTCGCGAAGCCGCCGGAAATACTCATCTATTGCGAGACAGTGGGGGGTTCCCGTTGTGCGGACGCGGTGATGTAAATACTTATGCCGTGTTCTGTGAACTTAATCGAGCGATTATTGATTCGTACGGAACTGTTGGCTGCATTGTGCCGCCAGGAATTGCGATGGACGCGACCACCCAAGACTTTTTCCAAGACCTTGTTCGCAATCAGTCTCTAATCGCAGTGTTCCATTTTGAGAACGAAGCCAAAGTATTTCCAGGTGTTCACCATGCTTTTCGGTTTTGCCTGTTCGTCATCGGTGGCAATCGACGGGTAACCATGACTCCAGTATTTGTTGCATATGCCAGATCCGTTGACGATCTCCGTCAACCCGATCGTCTATACGCGATGAGCAAAGCTGAGTTTCAACGGCTGTGTCCAAACACCGGGACATTTCCTGCATTTCGCAGCCGGAGAGATGCAGAGTTAACCAAGCTAATACATGCAAAGGTTCCGGTCCTTATCCGCCATGCCGCAGAAGACGGAAACCCTTGGCAATGCGAGTTGCGACGCATGATACACATGTCCGATGACGCCGAATGTTTTTCAAATAAAGATGCAATGACTCGTGAAGGCGCAGTTTTATCAGGAAATATATTCGTCGTCGGCAACGAACGCTACCTTCCGCTTTACGAAGCAAAGATGTGCCACATTTTTGATCACCGTTATGGTACGTACGCGGGCCAAACTGAGGCACAAGCCCAACAGGGATCTCTTCCAAACCTGTCCGCAGGGGACCACGCCGATCCTTCATGCTTCCCGATGCCCCGATATTGGGTTCCTGAAAAGGAGGTCGGGAATAGACTCAGAGACCTCTGGAAACATAGGTGGCTTCTCGGGTGGCGAGACATCACTGGCTCCGAAAAGAGTCGTACTGTTATTGCGACGGTCATCCCTTGCGTAGCAGTTTCGGGGTTCCATCAGATTTACCTGCATTATGCTCCGTATCTTGCGGGCTGCGTGTGTGCAAATTTGTCTTCGTTTGTCTTGGACTTTGTATCCCGCCAGAAAGTGGGTGGTACTCACTTGACCTACGGGATTCTTGAACAACTACCGATTCTACCACCCGATTCTTACTCAAAGCCATGTCTGTGGTCCGGAAAAGACTCGCGGGTTGAAGCGTTTCCGTCTCTTGATGGATGGCTGCTGCCTCGCGTCGTTGAACTAACCTACACAGCGTGGGACTTGCAGCCATTCGCGCAGGACTGCGGATACGACGGGCCGCCGTTCCGCTGGGACGAAGAGCGTCGCTTCCAGCTCCGTGCGGAACTCGACGCCGCCTTTTTCCATCTTTACCTCCCCAGCGATGCCCAAGGCGACTGGCTCCCCGCCGCCAACGAATCCCCGGACGACCTCGCCCGGCTCAAGGAGAGTTTCCCCCAGCCACGCGACGCCGTCTCCTACATCATGGACACCTTCCCCATCGTCCGCCGCAAAGACATCGCCAAACACGGCACCTACCGCACGAAGGACACGATCCTCAACGTCTACGACGCCATGCAGACCGCCATCCGCACCGGCATCCCCTACCAAACGATTCTCGATCCCCCGCCAGCCGATCCACGCGTCGCGCATCCAGCGCGTGAGGCGGCCGTCGTCCCACTCAGATCGGTGGTAGTCGATCCGGTTTTTCCGAAGACGGATTTGGAGAAGGTGCTGTGCGCCTGTTTACTCGATTTCGTGACGTCGCAGCCAAGTCTAAAGGAGGACGAATACGTCGATCTGATGATCCTCGCGATGCAGCCTGCGAATTGCCGTTTGCTCCTGACAGGCGATGAACGCGACCGCTTCGACCAATTCCTGACGGCGGTCTTGCCCGAGTTGATCGCCGACAGTGACGGAAAGCCACCGTGGCGTATGCTTCTTTCGACGTTTCGGGCCAATCTGTCGATTCAGAGAGATCGCTTCGCCCCAGGAGCCAACGCCCAGATCGTTCGCGGAAAACTGCCGGATGTCAACGGTCAGTTCGTGGCACTGGTCCTGAAGGCAGGAGAGCGCTTGCGAGAACTTCAGGAAGCTGCCACTCCTCACGATGGACCATCAACGCCGCCGCCGATAGGAGTCCGCAGTGCGCGAAAAGTTCGGGATGACGCTCCAACTGATCCGGCGTTGGTCAACTTGGTCAATTCGGTAAAGAACCACCGAATGGCGGCCATGAGTGGAGCTACTTCGGCATGA